Proteins co-encoded in one Armatimonadota bacterium genomic window:
- a CDS encoding DUF6259 domain-containing protein — translation MDSAFKPTCIEANIIPREVQPGGQVSVTLKFRNTGTASASANYQVFLHLESQKSCDAIISQSDHFPSTSTTAWKPDRTITDGPCILNVPSNAKEGTYYVHAGVYDSEASNGQRFCDQYVGEIIVSKNASAKNYKPPIMSTEEMLRRQNALAGHVEYPLTLENDKLAFTISMRNGAWFIKDKATKESWYSNPEKACLGEVEFKKGNNSVVFLIDSLTAIGGSDSKCIRLQYIPDLEGDPPVLNFEFRLTKRGGVEFRYFAQETSWKVESVRLLDRGLWATDAEKGYLAISHRLGIMFPAGEGLPSRNVYTAYSNYKSYSMAMFGVVKNDSAILVHWDDPYVILETERTWPDIPTVPAHGMVSASLTLRKTANSFTIEVLGRGGYAEIAKAYRRVARDRGLLRTWKEKITANSQVEAMLGAADFKPFVLSRVMPKTRWNHTDKEVVNVQYTFDEAAQIAEHLKNDLGIDRAMFVLAGWIRRGYDNQHPDILPAAPECGGNKGLSECARKVRNLGFLFGLHDNYQDMYLDSPSWDESYLLRNPDGSVRKGGVWAGGQAYITCSKKAIELAKRDQNLPAVKKLFEPTIYFIDTTFAAPLLECSDPRHPLTLIDDMYWKRKLSEYAREMFGLFGSEEGQEWAVPCADYFEGLMSHKTHSNESEIVIPLFEMVYGDCINLYTHQGDRATPGRPTYILDHILYAEMPIYDFGSHLYFKSGIPAVGIAKPFVHELKQIGPRKFEITYAWEVKATPKRDYNCFVHFCNFEAGQAEGIAFQNDHKLPVRPTSWKLGETVIDGPYLVEIPVGKEGSFDILIGLWDETGRVSLLGNESGNLRYNIGRVSLSSGRITFERNPKARINTHCFSQQSGWAAHLNAVDRFIKNTYEVLSPLNRITAHVPMTKHEFLTPDRKVEKSQFGNVTITVNYGSEPYRIGNTVLPQYGFLVESPTFVAFHAEEYGGVKFSTHTMVTAASLDGEPIARSSRIRLYRAFGDKKVRVVGRDFEVETEAIY, via the coding sequence ATGGACTCAGCATTCAAGCCCACGTGCATCGAAGCTAACATAATTCCTAGAGAGGTGCAGCCTGGCGGGCAGGTATCTGTTACACTCAAGTTCCGAAACACAGGTACCGCATCAGCTAGTGCTAATTACCAGGTCTTTTTGCACCTGGAATCGCAAAAGTCTTGTGACGCAATCATATCGCAGTCTGATCATTTCCCGTCAACTTCCACAACCGCATGGAAGCCTGACCGCACGATAACTGATGGCCCTTGTATTTTGAACGTTCCTTCGAATGCCAAGGAAGGTACATACTATGTTCATGCTGGAGTGTATGATTCGGAAGCTTCAAATGGTCAAAGGTTTTGTGATCAGTATGTCGGCGAGATAATTGTTTCAAAGAATGCTTCTGCCAAGAATTACAAGCCTCCTATTATGAGCACCGAAGAGATGCTCCGAAGGCAGAATGCACTTGCGGGCCACGTTGAATATCCATTGACTTTAGAAAATGATAAGCTAGCATTCACAATATCCATGCGGAACGGGGCATGGTTTATTAAGGACAAGGCTACAAAGGAGTCTTGGTATTCGAATCCAGAGAAAGCTTGTTTGGGTGAAGTTGAGTTTAAGAAAGGTAATAATTCGGTTGTTTTTCTTATCGATTCGCTAACTGCAATTGGTGGGAGCGACAGTAAATGTATCCGTCTCCAATATATACCAGACCTCGAAGGCGATCCGCCGGTATTAAATTTTGAATTCCGGTTGACGAAAAGAGGAGGTGTGGAGTTCCGCTATTTCGCCCAAGAGACAAGTTGGAAGGTTGAAAGTGTGAGGTTGCTTGACCGAGGCTTATGGGCAACTGATGCTGAGAAGGGGTATTTAGCAATTTCCCATCGTCTAGGCATCATGTTTCCAGCCGGCGAGGGACTGCCTTCTAGAAATGTCTACACGGCTTACAGCAACTATAAATCTTATTCCATGGCGATGTTTGGTGTCGTCAAGAACGACTCAGCAATCCTCGTTCACTGGGATGATCCTTATGTAATTCTGGAAACAGAACGCACTTGGCCAGATATACCAACGGTGCCTGCGCACGGCATGGTATCGGCATCGCTAACGCTTCGCAAGACAGCAAACTCCTTTACAATTGAAGTCTTAGGCCGTGGCGGCTATGCCGAGATTGCGAAAGCATATAGAAGGGTTGCCAGAGATAGGGGGCTCCTCCGAACGTGGAAAGAAAAAATCACAGCAAATTCTCAGGTTGAGGCAATGTTGGGTGCTGCAGACTTTAAGCCCTTTGTGCTTTCTAGAGTCATGCCAAAAACCAGATGGAATCACACAGATAAGGAAGTGGTCAATGTTCAATATACTTTTGATGAGGCAGCACAGATTGCTGAGCACCTTAAAAATGACCTCGGGATAGACAGGGCGATGTTTGTTCTCGCCGGATGGATTCGGAGGGGTTATGATAACCAGCACCCGGATATATTGCCGGCGGCTCCAGAATGCGGCGGGAACAAAGGTCTGTCTGAGTGTGCGAGAAAAGTTAGAAATCTTGGGTTTCTATTTGGCCTTCACGACAACTATCAGGACATGTACCTAGACTCCCCCTCGTGGGATGAAAGCTATTTGCTTCGCAATCCCGATGGGTCAGTGCGAAAAGGTGGAGTTTGGGCTGGCGGTCAGGCATATATAACATGTTCAAAAAAGGCAATTGAGTTGGCTAAACGCGATCAGAATCTCCCGGCCGTAAAGAAGTTATTTGAGCCAACCATTTATTTCATTGATACGACGTTTGCCGCACCACTGTTGGAATGTTCGGACCCCAGACATCCCTTGACGCTGATAGACGATATGTACTGGAAACGCAAGCTTTCTGAGTATGCACGTGAGATGTTTGGCTTATTTGGAAGCGAAGAGGGCCAGGAGTGGGCGGTTCCATGTGCGGACTATTTCGAAGGTCTTATGAGCCATAAGACGCATAGTAATGAGAGTGAGATTGTAATTCCCTTATTTGAAATGGTTTATGGAGATTGCATAAACCTTTACACCCATCAGGGCGACCGAGCGACTCCCGGTCGTCCAACGTACATCCTAGACCACATTCTTTATGCCGAAATGCCGATATATGATTTTGGCTCACATCTCTATTTTAAATCTGGAATACCAGCCGTCGGCATAGCAAAACCTTTTGTGCATGAATTAAAGCAGATTGGCCCTCGAAAGTTCGAAATTACATATGCTTGGGAAGTAAAGGCTACGCCAAAACGAGATTATAATTGCTTTGTTCATTTTTGTAACTTCGAGGCGGGACAGGCAGAGGGTATTGCTTTCCAAAATGACCATAAACTTCCTGTGCGCCCAACTTCATGGAAACTGGGGGAGACCGTTATTGATGGTCCATATTTAGTAGAAATACCTGTGGGAAAAGAAGGATCGTTTGACATTTTGATTGGCCTTTGGGATGAAACTGGAAGAGTATCGTTGCTCGGTAATGAGAGTGGAAACTTACGCTATAATATCGGCAGGGTAAGTTTGTCTTCGGGCAGAATTACTTTTGAACGAAACCCAAAGGCAAGGATTAATACGCACTGTTTCTCACAACAAAGCGGTTGGGCGGCGCATCTTAATGCAGTAGATAGATTTATCAAAAATACTTACGAGGTGCTTTCGCCATTAAATCGGATAACTGCCCACGTGCCAATGACAAAACATGAGTTTCTTACGCCAGACCGCAAGGTAGAAAAGAGTCAATTTGGAAATGTAACGATTACCGTTAATTACGGTAGCGAACCTTACAGGATTGGAAACACGGTACTTCCCCAATATGGCTTTTTGGTCGAAAGTCCCACATTTGTTGCTTTCCATGCGGAGGAATATGGGGGCGTCAAGTTCTCTACGCATACTATGGTCACCGCGGCAAGCTTGGACGGAGAACCAATCGCAAGGTCTAGCAGGATACGTCTGTACCGCGCGTTTGGTGACAAAAAGGTTCGCGTAGTTGGACGGGATTTCGAAGTCGAAACAGAAGCGATTTATTGA
- a CDS encoding ATPase: MPTLIADCGSSWSKIKNLEEGKIVIKPTSQILKNPRLRFAVATGHLGRERADRYENEIIALAQGSLKLIPEENFTVVDIGSRDTKFVRFNGRKLRKMDWNQACGASTGFTLELLAKYYDLDFNTLPASDKKIPVTCGIFAIEQIFDTIIRGGSPEDALAQFIHGIAFNVYNFAQRPEKLYVSGGLCANNCFLNSLGKYCEVVPLGRHVLLEGLY; this comes from the coding sequence ATGCCAACGCTGATAGCTGATTGTGGAAGCTCGTGGAGTAAAATAAAAAACCTCGAAGAAGGCAAAATCGTTATCAAACCAACCTCGCAAATACTGAAGAATCCGCGACTGCGTTTTGCTGTTGCCACAGGACATCTGGGGCGTGAGCGTGCTGATAGATATGAAAACGAAATAATCGCTTTAGCCCAAGGTAGCCTTAAGCTTATACCAGAAGAAAATTTTACGGTTGTTGATATTGGTTCGAGAGACACAAAGTTCGTGCGCTTCAATGGTCGAAAGCTCAGGAAAATGGATTGGAATCAAGCCTGTGGTGCGAGCACCGGCTTTACCCTTGAACTTTTGGCAAAGTACTATGATTTAGACTTCAATACCTTGCCGGCAAGTGACAAGAAGATTCCTGTGACTTGTGGCATATTTGCTATCGAGCAAATATTCGATACCATAATTAGAGGTGGGTCGCCAGAAGATGCACTTGCCCAATTCATCCATGGCATCGCCTTCAACGTATACAACTTCGCTCAGCGTCCGGAAAAACTCTATGTTTCAGGCGGCCTATGCGCAAATAACTGTTTCCTCAACAGCCTTGGCAAGTATTGCGAAGTAGTTCCTCTTGGCAGGCACGTTCTTTTGGAAGGGCTGTACTAG
- a CDS encoding sugar phosphate isomerase/epimerase, whose protein sequence is MKLTAITDEISQDFDHALAVLQEYGVQSAELRGLWDVNIVDLSKDQVEKAKRILDDKGMSVCCIASPLFKCDLWETSAEATGPTHLAKERSIADQMALLNHCAELAHFFGTKLIRVFSFWRRGELTKEIEDQIIQELGNAAESAQKLGVILALENEHSCFLGTGEEVARVIKAVGSPALQAVWDPGNAFCAGEIPYPNGYEAIKPYIVHIHVKDAVKLNGKPKFVVMGTGEIDYYGQFKALKDDNYKGYISLETHYRPASGSAEEGSRECLEYLKRVVADFCGGS, encoded by the coding sequence GTGAAACTAACGGCAATTACAGACGAGATTTCGCAGGATTTTGACCACGCCCTTGCTGTGCTTCAAGAATACGGCGTCCAAAGCGCAGAGCTTCGGGGGCTGTGGGATGTAAATATAGTCGACCTTTCAAAAGACCAAGTCGAGAAAGCGAAAAGGATTCTCGACGACAAAGGCATGTCGGTGTGCTGTATTGCCTCGCCGCTTTTTAAATGCGACCTTTGGGAGACCTCAGCCGAAGCTACGGGACCCACACACTTGGCAAAAGAGCGCTCAATCGCAGATCAAATGGCGCTGCTGAACCACTGCGCGGAGCTTGCGCACTTTTTTGGCACGAAACTAATTCGCGTATTTTCTTTTTGGCGGCGCGGCGAGCTTACCAAAGAAATAGAAGATCAGATAATCCAAGAATTGGGCAACGCCGCAGAGAGCGCGCAAAAGCTTGGAGTAATCCTTGCTTTGGAAAATGAACATTCGTGCTTTTTGGGAACCGGCGAAGAAGTAGCTCGCGTAATCAAAGCTGTGGGGTCACCTGCTCTCCAAGCTGTTTGGGACCCAGGCAATGCATTTTGCGCAGGTGAGATTCCCTATCCCAATGGTTATGAGGCAATTAAGCCTTATATTGTTCACATTCACGTTAAGGATGCCGTTAAACTAAATGGCAAGCCAAAATTTGTTGTGATGGGAACGGGCGAGATTGATTATTATGGGCAATTCAAAGCCTTAAAAGATGATAACTACAAGGGATATATATCCCTCGAGACTCATTATCGTCCTGCCAGCGGTTCAGCCGAGGAGGGCTCCAGGGAATGCTTGGAGTACCTCAAGCGTGTGGTGGCAGATTTTTGTGGAGGAAGCTAA
- a CDS encoding peptidylprolyl isomerase has product MSLVRMRKKFHGYSKYIMWVMAIVFAVGFAAISIPGGRVPERTDSVLSGVVATVNGEKLDRQAYEMRVRAQIDPIQETRPVSAIEESQIRGQVFDTMVDEMLKLQAAKKEHIKVSRGEVNRQIDQIVEQRLQQIKSSLLSGRRTKQTDEAFEQELRKRDPSMSIKKLRAEIRKSIDPKTVRNYLLMDKLSKKIREKVDTSDRALRQSFEQVKLRQITISASGRSQVQAEQLARDLVAKLRAGGDFAALAKANSQDYYKTAGGDVGWVSKQMLPREVGDVAFKLGEGAVSDPIKTGGEYVIIKVEGRRSSMPADLKDPKKMAEYRRMFVQQEQNKAEYLYYADLRKKAQITINDPELRGYTIAQAVMMSFGQANPAEQKSKIETAIKEYRTAVASAGDRTDIKARCYVQIAQLLTALRNFTSNPEEIKKYKTQTIEALEDALNYTESTDIRLSLGKLYIDAGQPNKAVEHLEIASENAYDDYSMHEQLIELYKKIKRADLVAKEQKWLSENKELAQPQAGQTIPVSGGEIPAGR; this is encoded by the coding sequence ATGTCATTAGTTCGCATGCGTAAGAAATTCCATGGCTATTCCAAGTATATAATGTGGGTGATGGCTATAGTCTTTGCAGTCGGATTTGCTGCGATTAGCATACCCGGCGGCAGAGTTCCTGAGAGAACTGATAGCGTACTTTCTGGTGTTGTAGCAACGGTTAATGGGGAGAAACTGGATAGACAGGCATACGAAATGCGAGTAAGGGCACAAATAGACCCAATTCAGGAGACTCGCCCAGTAAGCGCCATCGAGGAATCCCAGATTCGCGGCCAGGTATTTGATACTATGGTAGATGAAATGCTGAAATTGCAGGCTGCGAAAAAAGAGCATATTAAAGTTTCTCGAGGCGAAGTAAACCGGCAAATAGACCAGATTGTAGAACAGCGGTTACAACAAATTAAAAGTTCCTTGCTCAGCGGAAGGAGAACAAAACAAACCGATGAAGCGTTTGAGCAGGAACTTCGAAAACGCGATCCGTCCATGAGCATTAAGAAGCTGAGGGCAGAAATTCGTAAGTCAATCGATCCAAAAACTGTGCGCAATTACCTTTTGATGGACAAACTGTCCAAGAAGATTCGGGAGAAAGTTGATACTAGCGACCGTGCACTGCGCCAAAGCTTTGAGCAAGTGAAACTTAGGCAAATAACGATATCTGCTTCCGGCCGCTCTCAGGTCCAGGCAGAGCAATTGGCTCGAGACTTGGTTGCAAAACTTCGAGCTGGTGGGGACTTTGCGGCGCTTGCCAAGGCGAACTCCCAAGACTATTACAAAACCGCTGGTGGCGACGTCGGATGGGTGTCAAAACAGATGCTTCCTAGGGAAGTAGGCGACGTGGCGTTTAAGTTGGGAGAGGGCGCAGTTTCCGACCCAATAAAAACGGGCGGCGAGTATGTGATAATTAAGGTGGAAGGCAGAAGAAGCAGCATGCCAGCAGATTTAAAGGACCCCAAGAAAATGGCTGAATACCGCCGCATGTTCGTCCAGCAGGAGCAAAACAAAGCGGAGTACTTATACTATGCTGACCTTCGGAAAAAAGCCCAAATCACAATCAACGATCCCGAGCTAAGAGGCTATACGATTGCACAGGCAGTAATGATGTCATTTGGACAGGCCAATCCTGCCGAGCAGAAGAGCAAAATTGAGACTGCGATTAAGGAATACAGAACTGCGGTTGCTTCTGCAGGAGACAGAACGGATATCAAAGCGAGATGTTATGTGCAAATCGCTCAGCTCCTTACCGCGCTTAGGAATTTTACATCCAATCCCGAGGAAATAAAGAAGTATAAAACTCAAACGATTGAAGCACTCGAAGATGCTTTGAATTATACTGAGTCTACCGATATCCGTTTGTCTTTGGGTAAACTATATATTGACGCTGGCCAACCAAACAAAGCTGTCGAACATCTGGAAATTGCATCCGAAAATGCGTATGACGATTACAGTATGCACGAGCAGTTGATTGAGCTTTATAAAAAAATAAAGAGAGCAGATCTCGTTGCTAAAGAACAAAAGTGGCTGAGCGAGAATAAGGAACTGGCACAGCCGCAAGCCGGACAAACGATACCCGTGTCGGGGGGCGAAATTCCGGCTGGAAGGTAA
- the rsmI gene encoding 16S rRNA (cytidine(1402)-2'-O)-methyltransferase codes for MEQNSKQSPGTLYVVATPIGNLADITLRALAILKEVDLIAAENTRVTQKLLSRYGIDTPTTPYHQHSLGKKAERLTELLKEGKNIALVSDAGTPGISDPGYEIINLAIKNEVPVVAIPGPNAIITALVVSGLPTRRFAFDGFPPRKSGERRTFFTSLKDERRTMVFYESPNRLLPTLKEMLDVFGDRRIAVVREATKKFEEVHRGTISSAIARFTEVKAKGEITIVVAGCAEGQTGEAGKVEEELRRLLAEGMSERDAVRELALKFPLPKKEIYRRMIQVKKELNGDQN; via the coding sequence ATGGAGCAAAATAGCAAGCAGTCGCCCGGGACACTTTATGTGGTTGCCACTCCAATCGGAAACCTTGCGGACATTACCCTTCGCGCACTCGCTATTCTCAAGGAAGTTGACCTTATAGCAGCAGAAAATACAAGAGTAACCCAAAAGCTCCTCAGTCGTTATGGCATAGATACTCCCACTACTCCCTACCATCAGCATAGCCTCGGGAAAAAAGCAGAAAGATTGACGGAACTTCTTAAGGAAGGCAAGAACATCGCCCTTGTTTCAGATGCAGGAACGCCTGGTATCTCTGACCCAGGTTACGAAATAATCAATCTAGCTATTAAGAACGAAGTTCCAGTGGTTGCTATTCCAGGACCAAATGCAATAATCACTGCCCTTGTAGTTTCCGGACTGCCAACTAGAAGGTTTGCTTTCGATGGTTTCCCTCCCAGGAAGTCAGGCGAACGCCGAACATTTTTTACATCCCTCAAAGATGAACGAAGAACAATGGTCTTCTACGAATCTCCAAACCGGCTGCTACCAACTTTAAAGGAAATGCTTGACGTTTTCGGCGACCGCCGCATCGCGGTTGTCCGCGAAGCAACTAAAAAGTTCGAAGAGGTGCATCGCGGAACAATTAGCTCTGCAATTGCAAGGTTTACTGAGGTAAAAGCAAAAGGCGAAATAACGATTGTTGTCGCCGGTTGCGCCGAGGGACAAACAGGCGAGGCTGGGAAAGTGGAGGAGGAATTAAGACGCCTTCTTGCCGAAGGTATGTCTGAACGTGATGCAGTAAGGGAATTGGCGCTAAAGTTCCCTCTTCCCAAAAAAGAAATATACCGACGGATGATTCAGGTAAAAAAGGAGCTAAATGGTGATCAAAACTAA